Within the Rosa rugosa chromosome 2, drRosRugo1.1, whole genome shotgun sequence genome, the region TCAGCTTCTGCAGCGTGGTGTTTCCTCAGACCAGCTTTACGATACCATTTGTAAGCAGGTTGGTTCTTTTCCTTCTATCCTTTGTCTTGAATTGTATGCCTGGACAGAAAATAGTGCGGCAAATATCACTCATATTGTTTAGTTTTCTGGTACAGATAACACTCGCTCAATTAAGGAACTATGATCTTGTTTAAAACTCACTCAGGTTCTGCTTCATTGATGTTGCCTCGTTTAATCAGCACACTGTTGAACATaagatgtgtgtgtgtttctTGTTGACTCATTTAGATGTCTTGTTCTCAACCTTAAATTCTTACTGTACATTTTACACCAATTAATCGCCCAACCTTACAATACAAACATTTCAGACTTTCTTTGACTGGATAGTGGCTTTGCTCAACGTTTAGGATGTAAACATGATGAATGCTAGACATGGTGAAAATTCTTTAGGCTAATAATATCAAGTTACTTGCAGCATCTTTTAAATTTAAGAGACCGATCTGATATGATCTGATCTTACTAGTGAAGACAGAGATAGGTTGATTGAAGATCTGGTATTGTTTTTCCAACCTTATTCTCTTCTTACAAAACAATTTTACTGGGGTGAGGGTGGTTGCATCTTAATGACATTGATATATTCTCTAATTTTCCGTATGATTTATATTTAACTCTTGCTTTTATAGGTGCGAGATATAACTTATATATGGCAGACAGATGAGCTTAGACGCCATAAACCCACACCAGTTGATGAAGCTAGGGTAGGTAAACCACTTCAGCATTAGAGCCATTGATTTTCACATGCTTTGGCTCTTTGAAATTGTGTGTATCTCTTACAGACAATAAAATTGTATATATTGTTTACCACAGGTTTGAACATTGTGGAGCAGTCCCTTTGGAAAGCTTTACCTCATTATTTACATCGTGTCAGCAATAAAGAAGGTTTGTCTTGAAATTCGTTTCTGGGATTGATCTGTTTCTAGTTCTTTATATGCATAAGTTTCCATGTCATTCAATATTGTTGTCAAATTTGAAACATTTGTAAATCTTTTCCACCAAAAAATTAAATACCTTATGTAAGGCAGAGTCAAAGATTTTTAATGGAAAGCATATACTGTGAACAATTTTAGCTATGAATGCTATTTGATTTATTTTCTTTGGTTTGATGTTGTTGTTGAGAATGACCTGATTTTGTTTgctattattgaattgaattgaaattcTGCTATCGTTGTCTTGACTCTCACCATCACCCTGCAGGAGTCAATCATTAAGGAGATAACCGAAAACCCTTAATATGCTGCTGGCAAGCTGCTATTAAGTCCTCAATGTACCAATTACACTGTAAGCCTTTAACTGTTGGCATCTTCTCTGTGATAATTTAGAAGATTTTCCTCTTTTTGTCTCTGCACTCTCAGAAATGCATATATTGGTTTTTACGTTTGACTCTAACTCTCAAGATAGTTTGAATACTATGACAGTGAGCAGTGGCTGACATGAGTGATTACTTTTGAGCATTTACAGAGGCATTATTATTCTTAGTTTAGACCTTCAGCTATGCTGCTATAACTAATGTTTAATAACTCTAGCCAGGAGTCAAATATTCTCTTTGACATAGCTTGACTGGTTAATGGGGCTTGAGGTCCAAATAGATGGTGTTCCCCTTTAAATTTGGTAGAAAGCAGAAACAACTACATGCCCACTatgtaataaaatattaaataagTTATTTACAATAGATTGTGACAGTTTTTTCATTGCATAGTTTGTCTGGGATCTAATATTGACTATCATGCTCTTATTTTGGATCAACAGCCAATGGATTTTGAGTTCCCAATGGAGTTTCTTGAGGCTGGGAATGTATACAAGTATGCAAAGAACTATGTTTCTCGGCGATCCGTAAGCTGTTGTTACCACTGCTTGACAGATTACTTGCTTGATAGTACTTGACAGTTTCGTCAGGAGATCATACATATATTAGGTAATCATATAACCATTTCCTTAATCTTGTGTGTTTCAGAATTTTAATTGTTCCACAGCAATAATTTTAGTTGATATCTCATATTATGGCTATGTAACAGTCTTGGCTTGTCTAAATTTTGGAGAAGAGGAGAATCAGGAGATCATTGGTATCACACTATCATGCCATGATTTAAGGCTGCCAAGAATTGTATTTTCTCATTATGTGGTTTGATAAAAATTATTGATAttgtaaattattattattttttaatttataatatTGGTAGTCACCATTATTAAGATGGAGCCACATATTTTATATTAAAATAATGCAAAAATGAAGTCACCAATAAAATGAATGAGATTGCTGGTGGTGATGGGGCCCACAGTTTTCAGTCACCATATACATAGATAGTGGTTTCTTGGGTATATGTCACGGCAGCAACAGAAACCATTAAGTAATAGTGGCAAAGCTGGTGTCTATTGCTATCCCCACACCAATCATTGGTGTCTATAGGATCAACACACACCATTGAGAATGGTGTGTATAGGCCAGTTTTGTGGTAGTGACATAAGCCTATTTTCTATCAAGTCATCTTTGCAAACTAAATCTACTTTCAATGAAAATTATTCTGCTTTCAATGAAAATTATTCTGCCATGATATCAGGTTGCTATTcttgatttatgatttgttgaCTGTTACATGAAACTAATATTGCCTATAATATATAAAACGTTGTTACTTGAGGTACGTACTTGATTACTGATTTTATGAGTTATTCCATTGTATTTACATACATACTAGTAATTGTTTTGCACACCATTGAAAATATCAATTATATTATGAATGCGATTGACCTTAAAGTCTATTGCAGCTCTTTATATGCTGTTAGGTCAGTTACAAATGACTTTTTGTTTCGAGAAGTCTATATATTGTTGCAGTTACAGATTATTATTAATGATTATTTATCATTTCTTTCAAATTGTGGTGTTATTATTAATTTTGTTCTcattattaaaatttaattgACTTATTAGCTGTAACATTTATTGAGCTTCTAAATGATTGCAGGGAAAGTAAATAGTGATAGTATATTGTCTCTTACGCttctaatttaatttatattacGAGATATACATATGCTATTTTATgttgagagtttctattgggacctccaaatttgctcacttgacctcattctattatgaattattaaatgacatatataacctactataaaattaCTATTAAGGACAagaattataccaaaaaaatattacatttattttatatagactttccaattcaataatattagattgtattccttatctattttcatttttcaaattatattttaaTAGATATCACTACAATTCATTTTCCATAACtattcattttccaatttcactacaaatcattttccaaattatattttccttatctattttcattttccaattcaataatattagattgtattccttattattttccttatcaattttcattttactcattaaagcattcatatatatttaataaaaattaaatatataaaaatgtattaagatcatgtgacataaaaatgtatgatatatatgttgaacgcatattggtgagggaaaacaaaataattcatcttatgatttatgacctaaatctaagtcataccattatatttgcaaaaataaaaaataataataataattaattaattaattaatcatgtggtacaaaaaatatagaaaaaaaaaacattaaaaaaacaaatgatttttttttttgagaataaaaacaaatgatttcttcatttttttttttgcacagctaaaatagaaaaaaaaaacataatagttcatggcattttcttattgattagacattaatttttgaaactcaagtttgattaagaaatgtatatttagttaagatttataaagtgattaaatcattgaaatgactaaattttttattttaaagataataatttgtttgcaaattatataagtgaggttatttgaggaagtttagtgaggtttagtgagtaaatttagtatttgaaaatttgataagaggtgtaaaaagcatagaggtcaggtgagtaaatttggaggttccaatagaaaaattCTTTTATGTTAGCTTGTGTGTTAACAAATGCAACATGTCATAAACGAAAATGCATGCTCAAAAAATACTTGTAAGTTCAATTGTGATCGAGAAGGTTTTCATTTTGCTTTAATAAATCAATGAggagttattttttatttcaatagTGGGGGTTACTATTTGAATTTTCAACTATTTCATTAGTATTCTTTAATGCTTATTATTACTGTGGGTTTTATACATCTGATTTTGTTATgaatgtacttttttttttattgttcaatcacacggtgtcctcaaaggcttcctaggcccagagactaatccgtgctcgggggatcttgtcagaacgcttcctccccctggccaccaagaatatattgggatttaactccaacaAGCGTCGACGAGATTCGAACCCGGGTATGGGGGTTACACACcaggaggctcttaccaactcgaccacctgtggtggtttgTTATGAATGTACTTAGCATTTATCATTCTTTCATGAAGAGCATCTATCATAGTAATATGGGGGGCTATGCTTTATTCAATACCATGGCAATGTGGGTGTTGTGATTTGTAATAATCATTATTTACTATTTACTTCAATGATATTtttaaggggccgtgaccacttacccaatttcagcatgaacattgcccacttactccactaagagttttttaaccccctttacccaatctaacctatagtgacagttttgccccctATTAAACTCtttcctctcagactctctctctcactctctctctctcacacacgcTTCCTCTCTTTCATCGACGGCAGAGACGACATCGCCGGAGCCTCGGAATGGAGCGGATCGAT harbors:
- the LOC133729692 gene encoding phosphoenolpyruvate carboxylase 4-like, with product MPYLLQDLNVISILVNIEKLLICAGFVDKRMWHPYQNLVSDGTFNQLLQRGVSSDQLYDTICKQVRDITYIWQTDELRRHKPTPVDEARVGLNIVEQSLWKALPHYLHRVSNKEANGF